A window from Salinigranum halophilum encodes these proteins:
- a CDS encoding twin-arginine translocase subunit TatC, with product MGDDSESHGSRPDQEGDSAADTDAVVEADPASQADPEERSDSVSEPTDDTPDATDGESVTDERADEALDGVDDSDDGSNGTDWTTYAAGDRDEDGMPNPTPPPADFSEPVDATEDGDTDANNANANNADFDFGAPQVDDRVEADEEGVDASAPAAAETPPVVESDGTADARDAPASGAAVADPTGTEVEPAYDPTPADEDDDFFDGPDSDVEMPLADHVEEMVRRLGIVFLIAGVVGVVVFPIADDLVNFLWNTHIPGATTIESRRPRLYGPLELILTELKVAGLAGFVVGLPVFVYQTYRFMRPGLYPKERKYYLAAVPTSLILAFIGVAFAHFVVLPAIFAYFTSYTIGTAVIAFGLKETFGLILVLMGYMALVFQIPLFIMLAIMMNLVTRQWLAEKRLLFWGGFLGLSFLVSPDPTGMAPIIVAATMITLFEGTLLLLRWVDR from the coding sequence ATGGGTGACGATTCGGAGTCGCACGGGTCCCGACCCGACCAGGAGGGCGACTCGGCGGCCGACACTGACGCGGTGGTCGAAGCCGACCCCGCGTCGCAGGCCGACCCCGAGGAGCGCTCGGACTCGGTATCCGAACCCACAGACGACACGCCCGATGCCACCGATGGCGAGTCGGTGACCGACGAGAGGGCCGACGAGGCGCTCGACGGTGTCGACGACTCCGACGACGGCTCGAACGGCACCGACTGGACCACCTACGCGGCCGGCGACCGCGACGAGGACGGAATGCCGAACCCGACGCCGCCACCGGCCGACTTTTCGGAGCCGGTCGACGCCACCGAGGACGGCGACACCGACGCCAACAACGCCAACGCCAACAACGCCGACTTCGACTTCGGCGCGCCGCAGGTCGACGACCGCGTCGAGGCGGACGAGGAGGGGGTCGACGCGTCGGCCCCCGCGGCCGCCGAGACGCCGCCCGTCGTCGAATCGGACGGGACTGCCGACGCTCGGGACGCTCCGGCGTCGGGCGCTGCGGTCGCCGACCCCACCGGGACCGAGGTGGAACCCGCATACGACCCGACCCCTGCGGACGAGGACGACGACTTCTTCGACGGTCCAGACTCGGACGTGGAGATGCCGCTCGCGGACCACGTCGAGGAGATGGTCCGACGGCTGGGAATCGTCTTCCTCATCGCGGGCGTCGTCGGCGTCGTCGTCTTCCCCATCGCCGACGACCTCGTCAACTTCCTCTGGAACACTCACATCCCCGGCGCGACGACAATCGAGTCCCGACGGCCGCGGCTGTACGGTCCGCTGGAACTCATCCTCACCGAACTGAAGGTCGCCGGCCTCGCCGGGTTCGTCGTCGGTCTCCCCGTCTTCGTCTATCAGACGTATCGGTTCATGCGCCCCGGGCTCTACCCCAAAGAGCGGAAGTACTACCTCGCGGCCGTCCCCACGAGCCTCATTCTCGCGTTCATCGGCGTCGCCTTCGCGCACTTCGTCGTCCTTCCGGCCATCTTCGCGTACTTCACGTCGTACACCATCGGAACCGCCGTCATCGCCTTCGGCCTCAAGGAGACCTTCGGACTCATCCTCGTGCTGATGGGCTACATGGCGCTCGTCTTCCAGATTCCGCTGTTCATCATGCTCGCCATCATGATGAACCTCGTCACGCGACAGTGGCTCGCCGAGAAGCGCCTGCTCTTCTGGGGTGGGTTCCTCGGCCTCTCGTTCCTGGTCTCGCCGGACCCGACCGGGATGGCACCCATCATCGTCGCGGCGACGATGATTACGCTGTTCGAGGGAACGCTCCTGCTCTTGCGCTGGGTCGACCGCTGA
- a CDS encoding SRPBCC domain-containing protein, with protein MELVTHIDIDAPPERVWEVLTDFDHYHEWNPFARVAGRPTQNARLHVELTPPGGRTMRFRPTVTRVEPGRDLRWLGHLLRPGVFDGEHRFVLEPLDGGNRTALTHAEVFTGVLSPLAGRVVRAGTQRGFEAMNVALKRRVEGAAGARDTRAGVGHGQTTT; from the coding sequence ATGGAACTCGTCACGCACATCGATATCGACGCGCCGCCCGAACGCGTGTGGGAGGTCCTCACCGACTTCGACCACTACCACGAGTGGAACCCGTTCGCACGGGTCGCGGGGCGCCCGACGCAGAACGCACGGCTCCACGTCGAACTCACGCCCCCTGGCGGCCGGACGATGCGGTTCAGACCGACGGTGACGCGGGTCGAACCCGGCCGTGACCTCCGGTGGCTCGGTCACCTCCTCCGGCCGGGCGTATTCGACGGTGAACACCGGTTCGTCCTCGAACCACTCGACGGTGGGAACCGGACGGCGCTGACTCACGCGGAGGTGTTCACGGGGGTGCTCTCGCCGCTCGCCGGGCGAGTCGTGCGCGCAGGGACCCAGCGCGGGTTCGAGGCGATGAACGTAGCGTTGAAGCGCCGCGTCGAGGGAGCGGCCGGAGCGCGCGACACCAGAGCGGGTGTAGGTCACGGACAGACGACCACGTGA
- a CDS encoding histidine phosphatase family protein, whose translation MATVLLVRHGETTWNRSGRVQGWAPTPLTERGHEQAAALGAHLASTVDVDRLVSSDLRRAQETARYVARETESELTTDAAWRERDFGFLQGFSPAEVFEQYPEYALSVSGAAAATARPDSGETLVEVRDRVLDGWERLRVDLTSDETVVVVAHGGPNRLLLGSLLGYDVVGSVLDIDQHNCAINEIYASDPRVVRRNDTRYLPDGLAVGSETVA comes from the coding sequence ATGGCTACGGTACTCCTCGTCCGCCACGGCGAGACGACGTGGAACCGGAGCGGGCGCGTCCAGGGGTGGGCGCCGACGCCGCTCACGGAGCGGGGGCACGAGCAGGCCGCCGCGCTCGGTGCGCACCTCGCCTCGACAGTCGACGTCGACCGACTCGTCTCGTCGGACCTCAGGCGGGCTCAGGAGACCGCACGATACGTCGCCCGCGAGACCGAGAGCGAACTCACCACCGACGCCGCCTGGCGCGAGCGCGACTTCGGGTTCCTGCAGGGCTTCTCACCCGCGGAGGTCTTCGAACAGTATCCGGAGTACGCCCTCTCGGTCTCGGGTGCGGCGGCGGCGACCGCCCGTCCCGACAGTGGTGAGACGCTCGTCGAGGTGCGCGACAGGGTACTCGACGGGTGGGAGCGGTTACGGGTCGACCTGACCTCGGACGAGACTGTCGTCGTGGTCGCTCACGGTGGCCCGAACCGTCTGCTCCTCGGGTCGTTGTTGGGCTACGACGTCGTCGGCTCCGTTCTCGACATCGACCAGCACAACTGCGCGATAAACGAGATATACGCCTCCGACCCGCGCGTGGTCCGCCGGAACGACACTCGCTATCTCCCCGATGGGCTCGCGGTCGGCTCGGAGACCGTCGCGTAG
- the larE gene encoding ATP-dependent sacrificial sulfur transferase LarE: MTTAATEAKADSVRAALAERAGVLVAFSGGVDSSVVAALARDALGDDAVACTAKSETLPDAELDEARRVADEIGIRHEVVEFSELDNPDFVKNDGDRCYHCRTMRLGRMYDAARDLGIDTVCDGTNASDPGEGHRPGLRAVEELEVFSPLLAHEITKEEVRAIADTYGLSVADKPAMACLSSRIPTGLEVTEERLTRVERAEALLREWGFSQFRVRDHDGLARIEIGTDELDRALDPDFAQAANEHLSELGFDHVTLDLEGYRTGSVSPESEDEPLVEDVFAQEYPSDD; this comes from the coding sequence ATGACAACGGCCGCGACGGAAGCGAAGGCCGATTCGGTGCGGGCCGCGCTCGCAGAGCGAGCGGGCGTCCTCGTCGCCTTCTCGGGCGGTGTCGACTCCAGCGTGGTCGCCGCGCTCGCACGCGACGCACTCGGCGACGACGCCGTGGCGTGTACGGCCAAGAGCGAGACCCTCCCCGACGCCGAGCTGGACGAAGCGCGGCGGGTCGCCGACGAGATCGGTATCCGCCACGAAGTCGTCGAGTTCTCCGAACTCGACAACCCGGACTTCGTGAAGAACGACGGTGACCGCTGTTACCACTGCCGGACGATGCGCCTCGGGCGAATGTACGACGCCGCCCGCGACCTCGGCATCGACACCGTCTGCGACGGGACGAACGCCTCGGACCCCGGCGAGGGACACCGGCCGGGTCTCCGTGCCGTCGAGGAGTTAGAGGTGTTCTCGCCGCTGCTGGCTCACGAAATCACCAAAGAGGAGGTACGCGCCATCGCCGACACCTACGGACTGTCGGTGGCCGACAAGCCGGCGATGGCCTGTCTCTCCTCGCGCATCCCGACTGGCCTCGAGGTCACCGAGGAGCGCCTCACGCGCGTCGAACGTGCCGAGGCGCTCCTGCGCGAGTGGGGCTTCTCGCAGTTCCGCGTTCGCGACCACGACGGCCTCGCCCGTATCGAGATCGGGACGGACGAACTCGACAGAGCGCTCGACCCGGACTTCGCGCAGGCGGCGAACGAACACCTCTCCGAACTCGGCTTCGACCACGTGACCCTCGACCTCGAAGGGTACCGGACGGGGAGCGTGAGTCCCGAAAGCGAGGACGAGCCACTCGTCGAGGACGTGTTCGCACAGGAGTACCCCTCGGACGACTGA